The Candidatus Stygibacter australis genome includes a window with the following:
- a CDS encoding NAD(P)H-dependent oxidoreductase subunit E produces the protein MLYRRIDVLLCCGSGCVSAGAHKIKQKLISEIAIQDITEEINIIETGCMGPCDAGPVMLVYPEGVFYQKLTVEDIPELVEEHFKKGRPVKRLMLHDKENIYETKKDLPFYQKQVKVALENCGHIDPDSINEYIAVNGYEAIGKILTEMTPADTIQLVKESGLRGRGGGGFPTWLKWKLTSEAENTHKYLICNGDEGDPGAFMDRSLMEGDPHRILEGMMIAAYATGASKGYFYIRAEYPLAIKRIRQAISQAHEYGLLGKNIFDSSFDFDAEVRTGAGAFVCGEETALIASIEGKRGQPTPKPPFPSVQGVWEKPTTVNNVETLANLPTIFRKGADWFYSMGMDTSRGTKVFALTGDIKNTGLVEVPMGIT, from the coding sequence ATGTTATATAGAAGAATTGATGTTTTACTGTGTTGCGGTTCTGGCTGCGTAAGTGCCGGAGCTCACAAGATCAAACAAAAACTTATCTCAGAAATTGCTATACAGGACATCACTGAAGAGATAAATATTATTGAAACCGGCTGCATGGGACCATGTGATGCTGGTCCAGTCATGCTGGTATATCCTGAAGGAGTTTTTTATCAAAAACTCACTGTAGAAGATATCCCGGAACTCGTGGAAGAACATTTCAAAAAGGGAAGACCTGTAAAAAGACTGATGCTTCACGACAAAGAAAATATATATGAAACAAAAAAAGACCTGCCATTCTATCAGAAACAGGTTAAAGTGGCTCTGGAAAATTGCGGACACATCGATCCGGACAGTATTAATGAATATATTGCGGTAAATGGCTATGAAGCTATTGGCAAAATCCTCACTGAAATGACTCCAGCAGATACAATTCAACTGGTGAAAGAAAGCGGTCTGCGCGGTCGTGGTGGTGGTGGATTTCCTACCTGGCTCAAGTGGAAACTTACTTCTGAAGCGGAAAATACCCACAAATATTTAATATGTAATGGAGATGAGGGCGATCCTGGAGCGTTCATGGATAGAAGTCTAATGGAAGGTGATCCTCATCGTATTCTGGAAGGTATGATGATCGCCGCATATGCTACTGGAGCTTCCAAAGGATATTTCTATATCAGAGCGGAATATCCCCTGGCTATCAAACGCATCAGGCAGGCTATCAGCCAGGCTCATGAATATGGTTTACTGGGAAAGAACATCTTTGACAGCAGTTTTGATTTTGATGCTGAAGTTCGTACCGGTGCCGGAGCATTTGTTTGTGGTGAAGAAACTGCCTTGATAGCTTCCATTGAAGGAAAACGCGGTCAGCCTACTCCCAAACCTCCCTTCCCCAGCGTGCAGGGAGTATGGGAAAAACCTACTACCGTGAATAATGTAGAAACACTCGCAAACCTGCCTACTATCTTCAGGAAAGGTGCTGATTGGT